A window from Gemmatimonadota bacterium encodes these proteins:
- a CDS encoding multicopper oxidase family protein: MIAPPVLENLSAEWGLVEVRLTAAPARLSLRPGSTTEVFAFNGSVPGPTLEVREGDRVIVHFRNELSEPTTIHWHGLHLPFASDGSPFHPIGPGEEHDYVFTIPEGTAGTYWYHPHPHERTTYQVAHGLFGALVVRADDDPLPALAEKLLVLSDNRFRDDGAIDFPEPGSMQARIDEENGREGDVLFVNGQVMPSIDIRPGEVQRWRIVNASAARVYRLALAGGTMVHVGSDGGLFERPVEVEEIVLANSERAELIVRGTGAPGSSTTFQVLPYNRYIPQTRPADWDRPRDLLTLRHAPVPLAEPMTVPEILRPVAPMDPSEATYTRLIVFTQGMINNRKMDMARVDVRASLGATEIWQIENLVGMDHPFHLHGFRFQILDRNGSPVPYRSWKDTVNVPKHETVRIIVRYTDFSGKWMFHCHILNHEDMGMMGVLEVT, encoded by the coding sequence TTGATCGCACCCCCCGTCCTGGAGAATCTGTCGGCGGAGTGGGGCCTCGTGGAGGTACGGCTCACGGCCGCGCCCGCCCGGCTCTCGCTTCGGCCGGGGTCAACGACCGAGGTGTTCGCCTTCAACGGCAGCGTGCCGGGCCCGACCCTGGAGGTCCGCGAAGGCGACCGGGTGATCGTGCATTTCCGCAACGAGCTGTCCGAGCCGACCACCATCCACTGGCACGGTCTCCACCTCCCCTTCGCGTCGGACGGTAGCCCCTTCCACCCAATCGGGCCGGGTGAGGAGCACGACTACGTGTTCACGATCCCGGAAGGGACGGCGGGAACCTACTGGTACCACCCACACCCGCACGAGCGGACGACGTATCAGGTCGCACACGGATTGTTCGGCGCGCTGGTAGTGCGCGCCGACGACGATCCGCTTCCGGCGCTGGCCGAAAAGCTCCTCGTGCTGTCCGACAATCGCTTCCGGGACGACGGCGCCATCGACTTTCCGGAGCCTGGGTCGATGCAGGCGCGGATCGACGAGGAGAACGGTCGCGAAGGCGACGTGCTGTTCGTGAACGGACAGGTCATGCCCTCCATCGACATCAGGCCCGGGGAGGTGCAGCGGTGGCGCATCGTCAACGCCTCGGCGGCCCGCGTCTACCGCCTCGCCTTGGCGGGCGGGACCATGGTGCATGTCGGCAGCGACGGCGGCCTCTTCGAGCGGCCGGTCGAGGTAGAAGAAATCGTGCTCGCCAACAGCGAGCGCGCCGAACTGATCGTTCGCGGTACGGGAGCCCCCGGGTCGAGCACGACGTTCCAGGTGCTACCCTACAACCGCTACATCCCGCAGACCCGTCCGGCGGACTGGGACCGGCCGCGCGACCTGCTGACGCTCCGCCACGCCCCCGTTCCGCTCGCGGAGCCGATGACCGTCCCCGAGATCCTGCGGCCAGTAGCGCCAATGGACCCCTCGGAGGCGACGTACACCCGCCTGATCGTGTTCACGCAAGGCATGATCAACAATCGCAAAATGGACATGGCCCGCGTCGACGTGCGCGCGTCCCTCGGCGCCACGGAGATCTGGCAGATCGAGAACCTCGTGGGCATGGACCATCCGTTCCACCTGCACGGGTTCAGATTCCAGATCCTGGACCGGAACGGCAGCCCGGTGCCCTACAGAAGCTGGAAGGACACCGTCAACGTGCCCAAGCACGAGACCGTGCGGATCATCGTCCGGTACACGGATTTTTCCGGAAAATGGATGTTCCACTGCCACATCCTGAACCATGAAGACATGGGGATGATGGGCGTTCTGGAGGTTACCTGA
- a CDS encoding cytochrome c peroxidase, giving the protein MHHAAPFIRAVPVVATLALVAGCSDGPPADPIDPVAGSFALGAEDAARIRAHAISAGLLPMPPAPPIRPGLVQLGQALLFDPVLSGNHDISCMTCHHPSLATADGRALAIGQGATGLGATRVHPDEEFIPRNAPPMFNLRMADTLFWDGRLHDGGPKGVVTPAGNQLPASFSRVFEFGPISALGLFPVTSREEMRAFDGNELAEIDDHSPKIIWRALMRRLGRIPQYVDMFEAAYPGTPFQSMNFGHASNAMAAFMVSEFAFDDAPWDRFLRGDDNALTAEQLAGADRFTQLACSICHTGPTLSDGQFHNVALAQIGPGQGDGPLGDDDFGRGRITMDPADRYSFRTAPLRGVELTAPYGHAGQFASIADFIDHYSDSEAKLRSFAATHGPDLEPLLQGQILSHNLDAVLATRSPLIATLEFDREVAESLAAFLTALTDDRSRNLMHLHPGTVPSGLPVD; this is encoded by the coding sequence ATGCACCACGCTGCCCCATTCATCAGGGCTGTGCCCGTCGTGGCGACGCTCGCGCTGGTCGCGGGCTGCTCGGACGGACCACCAGCCGATCCCATCGACCCGGTGGCCGGGTCCTTCGCGCTGGGCGCCGAGGACGCCGCCCGCATCCGCGCGCATGCGATCTCGGCGGGCCTGCTGCCGATGCCTCCCGCTCCGCCGATTCGGCCCGGGCTCGTCCAGCTCGGCCAGGCGCTCCTGTTCGACCCCGTGCTGAGCGGGAACCACGACATTTCTTGCATGACGTGCCACCACCCCAGCCTCGCGACCGCCGACGGCCGGGCGCTGGCCATCGGCCAGGGAGCGACCGGGCTGGGCGCCACCAGGGTGCATCCCGACGAGGAGTTTATTCCGCGCAACGCCCCGCCCATGTTCAACCTGCGCATGGCGGACACGTTGTTCTGGGACGGGCGGCTGCACGACGGCGGACCGAAGGGGGTCGTCACCCCGGCCGGCAACCAGCTCCCCGCTAGCTTCTCCCGGGTCTTCGAGTTCGGCCCGATCTCGGCGCTGGGTCTCTTTCCGGTTACATCGCGCGAGGAGATGCGGGCGTTCGACGGCAACGAACTGGCCGAGATCGATGACCACTCGCCCAAGATCATCTGGCGCGCGCTCATGCGGCGGCTGGGGCGGATCCCCCAGTACGTGGACATGTTCGAGGCGGCCTACCCCGGGACGCCGTTTCAGTCGATGAACTTCGGCCACGCCTCCAACGCGATGGCTGCTTTCATGGTCAGCGAGTTCGCCTTCGACGACGCCCCCTGGGACCGTTTCCTGCGCGGCGACGACAACGCGCTCACGGCCGAGCAGCTCGCCGGCGCGGACCGCTTCACCCAGCTCGCCTGCTCGATTTGCCACACCGGCCCGACGCTGTCGGACGGGCAGTTCCACAACGTAGCGTTGGCGCAGATCGGGCCCGGCCAGGGCGACGGGCCTCTCGGCGACGACGACTTCGGACGCGGCAGGATTACCATGGACCCGGCGGATCGGTACTCGTTTCGGACGGCGCCGCTGCGCGGGGTCGAGCTGACGGCGCCCTACGGTCACGCGGGCCAGTTCGCGAGCATCGCGGATTTCATCGACCACTACAGCGACTCAGAGGCCAAGCTGCGGTCCTTTGCCGCTACGCACGGCCCGGACCTGGAGCCGCTGCTCCAGGGCCAGATCCTGAGTCACAACCTGGACGCCGTTCTGGCGACGCGAAGCCCGCTGATCGCTACCCTGGAGTTCGACCGGGAAGTGGCCGAATCGCTGGCCGCGTTCCTGACCGCGCTCACCGACGACCGCTCGCGCAACCTCATGCACCTCCACCCTGGAACGGTACCGAGCGGATTGCCGGTGGACTGA
- a CDS encoding GMC family oxidoreductase encodes MKRGPENSNTGGERDRYFARRYALRGDRHGRTGAFECVGGPSVFYGAASLRFRREDFLPDPHIVGAEPALWPFAYRDLAPWYSAAERLLGVVGDEREDPTAPNRRRPLPAPPGPPGPTARLLATAARSMGLHPFRLPVAVTRDRCTMCGRCDGFACSLGAKNDLATAVLPGLIRSGLVLRANTVATRFLWSGDRVLAVEVTDARSGQRSAFESDVFVVAAGSLATPGLLLASGLAVRNPAGQWIGRGLMRHVNAVVAGLFDEPVGAAGQFQKEIGVHDYYLGDAGAPPGRLGSVQQIDAGSAALARVGAVRLARRPAEDLARRLAGLIVIAEDQPRAANGVTISARRVDRFGAPLTRVRHRHTPRDLHVRAALAQRARAILIAAGARATAFVPVGGFSHALGGVRMGADRRTSPLGPDGRLRGTANLFVTDGSTFPTSAGVNPSLTIAANALRIGAGIAGRSRVALETARAADPAPPTRPVPVRIRV; translated from the coding sequence GTGAAAAGAGGCCCCGAGAACAGCAACACGGGAGGCGAGCGAGACAGGTACTTCGCCCGGCGATACGCGCTGCGCGGTGATCGACACGGGCGCACGGGGGCGTTCGAGTGCGTGGGTGGTCCTTCGGTGTTCTACGGAGCCGCCAGCCTCCGCTTCCGGCGCGAGGACTTCCTGCCGGATCCGCACATCGTCGGCGCCGAGCCGGCCCTCTGGCCGTTCGCGTACCGGGACCTCGCGCCGTGGTACTCCGCCGCCGAGCGCCTGTTGGGAGTGGTAGGCGACGAACGCGAAGACCCAACCGCCCCAAATCGACGCCGCCCACTTCCGGCCCCGCCGGGACCGCCGGGTCCCACCGCCCGACTGCTGGCCACTGCGGCCAGATCCATGGGGCTTCACCCGTTCCGTCTACCCGTCGCCGTCACCCGGGACCGCTGCACGATGTGCGGCCGCTGCGACGGATTCGCGTGCTCCTTGGGGGCGAAGAACGACCTGGCCACCGCGGTGCTACCCGGATTGATTCGCTCCGGGCTCGTGCTCCGAGCGAACACCGTGGCCACTCGCTTCTTGTGGTCGGGTGATCGGGTGCTCGCCGTGGAGGTGACCGACGCCCGCTCGGGACAGCGCTCCGCCTTCGAGTCGGATGTCTTCGTCGTCGCGGCGGGCTCTCTTGCGACGCCGGGCCTGCTGCTCGCCTCGGGGCTGGCCGTCCGCAACCCCGCCGGCCAGTGGATAGGCCGCGGACTCATGCGCCACGTCAACGCGGTCGTCGCCGGACTGTTCGACGAGCCGGTGGGCGCCGCCGGGCAGTTCCAGAAGGAGATCGGCGTTCACGACTACTACCTGGGCGACGCCGGCGCGCCGCCGGGCCGCCTCGGCTCCGTGCAGCAGATCGACGCCGGCTCGGCCGCGCTCGCGCGCGTCGGCGCGGTGCGGCTCGCCCGGCGCCCGGCCGAAGACCTCGCGCGCCGGCTGGCCGGCCTCATCGTCATCGCGGAGGATCAACCGCGCGCCGCGAACGGGGTGACCATCTCGGCCCGCCGGGTCGACCGGTTCGGCGCGCCACTCACGCGGGTACGGCATCGCCACACTCCGCGCGACCTGCACGTTCGCGCGGCGCTGGCCCAGCGCGCGAGGGCGATACTGATCGCGGCGGGCGCTCGTGCAACGGCGTTCGTCCCCGTGGGCGGCTTTTCGCATGCGCTGGGGGGCGTCCGCATGGGCGCGGACCGGCGAACGTCTCCGCTCGGTCCCGACGGACGGCTACGCGGCACCGCCAATCTGTTCGTGACGGACGGCAGCACGTTCCCGACTTCGGCGGGCGTGAACCCCAGTCTGACGATCGCGGCGAACGCGTTGCGCATTGGGGCGGGAATCGCGGGACGGTCCAGGGTTGCGCTGGAAACCGCACGCGCCGCAGACCCCGCACCTCCGACGAGGCCGGTCCCGGTGAGGATCCGTGTTTAG
- a CDS encoding PIN domain-containing protein, producing MSIVYVDTSVALAHLLSEDRRPPDDLWYSELISSRLLEYEVWNRLHALDLAGSHADVARLTLARLAFVELSPDALERARHPFPAPVRTLDALHLSCASFLRERGVDIAVATYDRRQARAARAMGFDLVPLSN from the coding sequence ATGTCGATAGTCTACGTCGACACCTCTGTCGCCCTGGCGCACCTGCTCTCCGAGGACCGCCGGCCGCCCGATGACCTCTGGTACAGCGAGCTCATCTCGAGCCGCCTACTGGAGTACGAGGTGTGGAACCGGCTCCACGCCCTGGACCTTGCCGGATCTCACGCCGACGTGGCGCGCCTGACCCTTGCCCGGCTGGCGTTCGTGGAGCTGAGTCCGGATGCGCTCGAGCGGGCTCGGCACCCCTTCCCCGCGCCCGTGCGCACGTTGGATGCGCTGCACCTGTCGTGCGCGTCCTTTCTGCGAGAGCGAGGGGTCGATATCGCGGTCGCTACCTACGACCGCCGGCAGGCGAGAGCAGCCAGGGCCATGGGATTCGACCTCGTGCCGCTTTCGAATTGA
- a CDS encoding Gfo/Idh/MocA family oxidoreductase produces MFRLAADGPRPERLRLAFLGCGRVTGTHSRVLRRVVDVERYYASRDPRRAQAYAAALRGSGHFDSYAGALADPAIDVVLIATPPATHLELVLRALEAGKHVIVEKPAFPRSADFGPAERAARDAGRLLFVAENYFYKPLARTLRRLIASGDLGDIRFVHVDATKRQDATGWRGDSRLSGGGALFEGGIHWISLMGHLGLTPIGIEGFRAGDAPERSSAVVIRYAEGAVGTLLHSWDVGSRLRGLRLSHVRGTLGSATFESNGAFLIAGGRRPRLMLPGVRDLLGYRAMFADVLDAIRGGVQPLYTLEAARRDLRLAEAACGPETIENAGEARLAWTF; encoded by the coding sequence GTGTTTAGGCTGGCGGCGGACGGGCCACGCCCGGAACGGCTAAGGCTCGCGTTCCTCGGCTGCGGGCGCGTGACCGGAACGCACAGCCGCGTCCTCCGGCGCGTCGTCGATGTCGAGCGCTACTACGCCAGCCGAGATCCCCGGCGCGCGCAAGCGTACGCAGCCGCGCTCCGTGGTAGCGGCCACTTCGACTCATATGCCGGCGCGCTGGCCGATCCGGCCATCGACGTGGTTCTGATCGCCACCCCGCCTGCCACCCACCTGGAGCTGGTTCTTCGCGCGCTGGAGGCCGGCAAGCACGTGATCGTGGAGAAGCCGGCCTTTCCCCGTTCGGCCGATTTCGGCCCGGCAGAGAGGGCCGCGCGGGACGCGGGGCGCTTGCTCTTCGTCGCCGAGAACTACTTCTACAAGCCGCTGGCGCGGACGTTGCGCCGCCTCATCGCGTCCGGCGACCTGGGCGACATCCGCTTCGTCCACGTGGACGCCACCAAGCGGCAGGACGCCACCGGATGGCGGGGCGACTCGCGCCTCTCGGGCGGCGGCGCGCTCTTCGAGGGCGGCATCCACTGGATCAGCCTCATGGGTCACCTGGGGCTCACGCCGATCGGCATAGAGGGCTTCCGGGCCGGGGACGCTCCCGAGCGCAGCTCGGCGGTCGTCATCCGCTACGCGGAAGGGGCCGTCGGCACCCTGCTGCACTCCTGGGACGTAGGATCGCGTCTGCGCGGGCTGCGCCTGTCGCACGTCCGCGGAACGCTCGGTTCGGCGACCTTCGAATCCAACGGCGCCTTCCTGATCGCGGGGGGTCGCCGACCACGACTGATGTTGCCCGGCGTACGCGACCTGCTCGGATACCGCGCGATGTTCGCGGACGTCCTGGATGCGATTCGAGGCGGCGTGCAGCCGCTATACACACTCGAAGCGGCGCGCCGCGATCTACGCCTCGCAGAAGCTGCCTGCGGCCCCGAGACGATAGAGAACGCGGGCGAGGCTCGCCTGGCGTGGACCTTCTAG
- a CDS encoding sodium/proline symporter codes for MTPSPVVLGILAAYLVVLLGIGFWGGRGSDDVAGYYVAGKTLPSWVIAFSSNATGESAWLLLGLTGMGYLVGAHALWIVLGEVAGVAAAWIWVARPFKEATDRYDSITVPDYLEDRFGGGRHAIRLVGAAIILSMAAFYTAAQFTAAGKAFESFLGTSYSAGVLIGAAIILFYTTIGGFRAVAYSDLLQGVLMFGCLLLLPIVGLVAAGGVGATIEGLRTQDPALLAPMGALGWTPAGVASAAGFVAIGLAFLGSPQLLTRFISARDTRQLRAGGVIAVICIVVFDVGAVTAGMAGRALFPGLPDHEAIYPIMGAELFPAFFTGIFLVVVLAAMMSTVDSLLLLASSAVVRDAIQRVWRPDAAQRALSLAGKGTTVVLGAGAVALALTEARVIFWFVLFAWSGLACAFTPPVLSALFWPGTTRAGALAGMV; via the coding sequence GTGACCCCCTCCCCCGTGGTTCTCGGCATCCTGGCCGCCTACCTGGTCGTGCTTCTCGGGATCGGCTTCTGGGGAGGGCGCGGCTCGGACGACGTGGCAGGCTACTACGTGGCCGGCAAGACGCTCCCGTCGTGGGTGATCGCGTTCAGCTCCAACGCCACGGGCGAGAGCGCCTGGCTGCTCCTGGGGCTCACGGGCATGGGCTACCTGGTGGGCGCGCACGCGCTCTGGATCGTGCTCGGTGAGGTCGCGGGGGTGGCGGCGGCCTGGATCTGGGTCGCGCGGCCGTTCAAGGAAGCCACGGATCGATACGACTCGATCACCGTGCCGGACTACCTGGAGGACCGGTTCGGCGGCGGCCGGCACGCGATCCGTCTGGTGGGCGCGGCGATCATTCTGAGCATGGCGGCTTTCTACACCGCGGCGCAGTTCACGGCGGCGGGCAAGGCCTTCGAGTCGTTCCTGGGCACGAGCTACTCGGCGGGGGTACTCATCGGGGCGGCGATCATCCTCTTCTACACGACAATCGGCGGCTTCCGGGCCGTGGCCTATAGCGACCTGCTCCAGGGCGTCCTGATGTTCGGCTGCCTGCTCCTGCTGCCCATCGTCGGGTTGGTAGCGGCGGGCGGGGTGGGCGCCACTATCGAGGGACTGCGCACGCAGGACCCGGCGCTGCTCGCCCCCATGGGCGCCCTGGGCTGGACGCCCGCCGGCGTTGCCAGCGCGGCGGGCTTCGTCGCGATCGGCCTGGCCTTCCTGGGCTCGCCGCAGCTCCTGACCCGCTTCATATCGGCCCGAGACACGCGCCAGCTCCGCGCAGGCGGCGTGATAGCTGTGATCTGCATCGTCGTCTTCGACGTTGGCGCGGTGACCGCCGGAATGGCCGGCCGGGCGCTGTTCCCGGGGCTCCCTGACCACGAAGCCATCTACCCGATCATGGGCGCCGAGCTGTTTCCCGCGTTTTTCACCGGGATCTTCCTGGTGGTGGTGCTCGCCGCGATGATGTCGACAGTCGATTCGCTGTTGCTGCTCGCCTCCTCCGCGGTTGTGCGCGACGCGATCCAGAGGGTGTGGCGCCCCGACGCCGCGCAGCGCGCGCTGTCCCTGGCGGGGAAGGGGACCACCGTCGTGCTCGGCGCGGGGGCCGTCGCGCTGGCGCTCACCGAGGCGCGCGTGATCTTCTGGTTCGTCCTGTTCGCCTGGTCCGGCCTGGCGTGCGCGTTCACGCCGCCGGTGCTGTCCGCGCTGTTCTGGCCCGGGACCACCCGCGCGGGCGCCTTGGCCGGCATGGTCG